Below is a window of Staphylococcus succinus DNA.
AGAAGTATCGGAATTAATTAGATGGGTATCTGGATATGGTTTTTCCCACAAACTTTTAACTATGGATTGTTTTAAGATGAACTTTAAAGCATTGAATATTAATAAGTTGAAAAACGAGGATTGCCATGTTTGTGAACTAAGTGAATATAAGTTACTGAATCATCCCAGCCAAAGTAAAATAGAAAAACAATGTGGAGATGCATTTTTGCTAAGATTTAATCAAAAAATATTTGATCATGTGGATTATTTGCCTGTTAAAATTGTTAGGTATAACCCATTTGCAAAAGTAATGCGCTATAAAGACTGTCATATGACTGTTTTTAAAGATGGTCGAATGAATGTGTATGGCATTGAAAATGAGCAACAAGCGAGATCGTTATATGAAAAGTTTATTAAATGTTTGAAATGATAGGATGAGTTGTTAATCGTCTTGTTGAAGTCAACGTAATATTGAATATATAAGCGATACAGTCTTATAATCTTAAAATTTATAAGACTGTACTTTTTTGAGAAAGAAACTAAAGTTCATGAAAATTTCTAAAAGTTATTGCAAATTTGTTAACAACCTACCTTCGAATTGAAACTATATATAGTGCTCTATATTTTTTAGACATAATATAGAGAATGAACTGGGATAATATGAATCACTTAGAAATAGATTTAAAAAACTTGGTTAATAAAGCTCCAACGGTAGTGAATGAAAATCCCAATATTGATTCTCGTAGAGTATATGAATATATCAAAAGTTAAAAACAGCTATTATTTATTAAAAGAGCAGCAGTTATGAATAATCATAACTACTACTCTCTTTTTTTATATTGAAATTCAATAGGCGTTTGCTAATGATAAATGAGTTAATTTTTTAAATGTTTTTGAACAGCAGGAATAATTTCGTTACCAATAAGTTCAATATTTTTCATGATTTGATTAAATGGAACGCCACCAAAATCAATTTGTCCCATGAATCGTTGATGATGATACAACTCATGTTGGTAGAGTATTTTTTCTATAATTTGTTGTGGACTGCCCACCATTAAGGCATCTCTATAATCTGGCGCATTATCAAATTGTTGTTTTGGGTAACCGTTGCCTCTAATAAATGATGTCCCTACGTTAAGGTGCGGGTAAAATTCTTTTAAAGCGTCCTGAGTTGTTTTCGCAGTATAAAATAGGCTGGCAGTTGAAACAGGTAAGACTTCCGGAGAAGTATCAAAACCATGTTCTTTAGCAGTTGAACGATAAACATCTATTGAGTTTTTAAATGTTTGAGCAGGCCCACCCAATGTGGTAATCATCATCGGTATACCTTGACGTCCAGCTTTGATTGCACTATCAGGCCCACCGCCAACAGCACGCCATATAGGAAGTACATCATCAATAGGTCTAGGAAATATTTTCATATTATTTAAATCTGGTCTAAATTTGCCAGACCATGTTATTTTATCGTTTTGATTAAGCTCTAATAATAAATTAAGCTTTTCTTCATATAATTCTTCATAATCGTTGATGTCTAAGCCAAATAGATCGAACAGACCAGTTCGTGATGCTCTGCCAGCTACAATTTCTGCGCGACCATGTGAAATCAAATCAAGTGTGGCAAAATCTTCGAAGACTCTAACTGGATCTGCTGCACTGATAATTGATGAAGAGCTAGACACTTTAATGCTATTTGTGGCTTGTGCAATAGCGCCAAGCACAACAGTGTGTGCTTGTGTCGTAAAATGTTCTTGATGACTTTCACCAACAGCGAAGACATCCATGCCTGCTTGTTCAGCTAACTGGCTAGCTTCTATGAGTTCTTGAATACGTTGCTCGTAACTAATCTTTTGCCCATTTGTTGGATTAAGCAGATGGTCTCCAAGTGAATAGATACCAAATTCTAGTGCTTTATTTTTATTAATATTTAATTGTGCCACGATATGTGCCTCCTTTTATAAATCGTGTAAGTTACTTTCGATTTCTTTCCTTTGATTCTCTAAAAAATCAGGTAAATTAAGTGATTGTCCTAAATCTTCTATGCGTGTATCAATGGTAAAACCGGGATCTGCTGTGGCAAACTCATACAAAATTTTATTTTGACGATAATATAAAGATTTGAAAAAATAGCGATCTATAATACCTGAGTTACTTTTAGGTAGTTGCTCTATTTTATGATATACGGCATCCAAATCAGCACCAGTTGGTGTATTGACGGCGATATGGTGAATATAACCTTGACCGGGTCTCGCACGTTCACCTTGTTGTTCAACAATGACAAAATCGCTATACAACCCATTACTATCGAGCGTCAACGTTGTTTCATCGGTATTAGGACGTATTTGATATTGAAGTGTATTTGTCAAGAATTCTATCGTTGGTTTGGCTTCGCGCACTCTTAACTCTACAGGTCCCATGCCGAGTATTTGATACTGTTGTGGTATATCGCTATAAGGGTTTTTGCGCCATGCTTGAGGCGTTTGGTACGTATCATTCACAATTAACAACACTTCAAGACCATCCATATCTTTAAATGATAGTGCTGATTGGTTTAAATATGTGAGACCTTCCCATGCCACTTTATATTTATTCAAGCGCTGTTTGAAATATTCCAGTGATGCATTGTCAGGGATGAGTAAAGAAAGACGGTATATCGAATCTGTTCCGCGTCTGGGTTTACCTAAGTTAGGGATTTCAAAGAAGCTTAATAGTGTGCCTTCTGAACCAATCTCATCTCCAAAAAATAAATGATACATAGATGGATTATCCTGATTTACAGATTTTTCAACTAAACGTAATCCTAATATTTGCGTATAAAATGCTTTGTTCTGCTGAGCATTTTTTGTATACATTGAAATGTGATGATGACCAATAATGTTCATAATGTGAACCTCCCTATAAATGAGTTCATTTCAAAAGTAAAATAAGGTACTAGAGATATTTAGAATAACCATATCCGTTTTGGTGGCATTTAAAACAGTTAGAGTATAAAAAATATACTTCTTGTTTATAATATATCTCGAATTCGAGATAATTGCAAGTGCTGTGATTTAAAATAAATATTTAATGTTAATTAGCATCAGCTATTATTTGGTTGTTGCTATAGTTAATACAAAAAGCAGGAAAATTTTAGAATTTTCCTGCTGAATCACACTATTCACTTTTTTTGAAATCTAAATAATAAAGGCTAAATTCAAGATCATTTTTTAAATGAGTTTCTAACAATGATACTGCTAAATCAATGTTTCTGTCGAAAAGTGCATCTACGATTTCTCTGTGCTCTTCAATAAGACCGGGACGACGTTGGTAGATGACAGTTTGGCTAAATAAGTAAATGAAACTTTTATATTTTTGATATGTGTCGAGTATAAATTGATTTCTTGTAGCTGCGATAATTTTTTGATGGAATTTATCATTAGTTGCGATAATTTTATCTTCATGTTCTTGATGCATATCGATTTCTGTATAGCTTTTTAACTCTTCTAAATCAGCATCTGTATAAACAATCGCTGCTTTTTTTAAGGCATGCGTTTCTAATAGAATACGCATCTCAAAAATCTGTCTATATTCTTCAGTTGTAGGAATAAAAATATAAGAGTTCTTTATAAAATATTCCAGTTCTAATTGTTTGAGTGCTTCACGTATAGGTGTTCGGCTGACTTCGTATTTTTTGGCAAGTTTTGCTTCAGTAATTTTTTCATCCTTCTTCAATGCACCTGAAATAATATCATTTCTTATCTTTTGATATATCGTTAATTCGTTTGTATTCAATTTATTCACCTCATCATCTTAAGTGTACTATAAAAAATTTCTCTTTAAAATGTATACATTTTATTGATTTTAGTATACACTATTCACTGTAAACGTTTTCAATAGGAGGAGTATTTATGATGAAGGTAGGATTTATAGGATTAGGTATTATGGGAAAACCCATGGTTAAAAATTTATTGAAAGCAAATATAGATGTATATGTGAATGATTTAAACAAAGAAGCTGAGCAAGAAGTAGTTTCTGACGGTGCACAATCAGTGTCAATTGAACAAATGGCACAAGAAGTAGATCATATTATTACTTCATTACCGAATGGTGCCATTGTTAAAGCTGTTTTATATAGTGGAGAAGATGCGATTTTAAAGCAATCAGAAATTAAAGTACAATCTGTGATTGATACAAGCTCGCTAACACCAAATGAATCTTTAGAGATAAGTAAAGTTTTAGAAAAGAAAGCTGTGAAATATATTGATGCACCAGTAAGTGGTGGAGAGCCTTTAGCAATCACAGGCGAGTTATCTGTGATGATTGGTTGTGATGAAAGTGATTTAGCTACGATACAAGACGTGTTAGCGCCGATATCATCATCGGTGATTAGAGTTGGTGATGTCGGCGCAGGCAGTGTTGTTAAGTTGGCAAATCAAATTATCGTAAATACCAATATAGCAGCATTGTCCGAGGCTGTGGTTTTAGCCAAAAAATTTGATATAGAGCTGGAAAGTATGTATGAAGCCATCAAAGGTGGCCTTGCGGGATCAAGCGTTATGGATGCGAAATTCCCTAAGATGATACAAGAGGATTATCGACCTGGGGGCACATTAAATATTAATTTAAAGGATATGAAAAATGTGAGTTCTACGGCTGATACAGTAGGCTTAACTTTACCTTTGTCCAACCAAGTTAAAGAAATATATAAATCAGAAGTAGCACATGGTAATGGGATGAATGACCATTCAGGGATTATTAAATACTTTGAAAAAATAAATAAGATGTAGGTGAGGCAATGTTAACAGATAAGCTAATTAACCAATATAAAAATGATGCTATCGACAAACAATTAAAGGATTTTAAATATAAAGTGATTGTCTTAGATGATGATCCAACAGGTACACAAACTGTTAAAGATTTACCGGTATATACAGAATGGTCAGAAACGTTGATAGAGGATGGATTTAATCAACAAAATCACATGTTCTACATATTAACCAATTCAAGAGCATTAAATGAGCAAGAAACGATGCGATTACATCAAGAAATTAGTCATAATATTGAACGCGTATCACAACGATTAAATCATCCTTATATCATTATCAGTAGAGGTGATTCCACGTTACGGGGACACTTTTACATTGAACCTAAGGTATTAAGCGATGCGTCAGATAGCGCATTTGATGGTGTATTCTACCTTCCAGAATTTTTTGAAGGCAATCGCTATACGTATAACGGTGTACATTATCTTAAAGAAAATGACCAATATATACCAGTTGCTGATAGTGAATTTGCTAAAGATACAACATTTGGTTTTAAATCTAAAAATATGGCTGATTTTATAGAAGAGAAAAGTGATGGACAAATTAAAGCAGAAAATGTACGTCATATTACATTAATGCAAATACGTGAGCGTAATGAAAAAGCAATCATGCAAGTATTCAATGATGTTTCAAATTTTGACGCTGTCATCGTGGATGCATTAAATGATGAAGATATGGATTATTTTGTTGCTTGTTTAACCCATTTCTTAGCACATAATAAGAAAAAGTTTATATTTAGAACGGCTGCTTCATTTGTAAAAGCGCTGTGCCCGACACCTGGTGAGATTATTAATCTTAACCAATTCAGTGATAACAATCATGGAGGCATTATTATAGTGGGCTCCCACGTTAAGAAGACCTCATCACAATTGCAGCATTTATTAAAGCATGTGGCGATTTCATCGATTGAATTTGATGTTAAGGAAGTAACTAAAGATAAATTATCATATTATATTAAACAACAAATTCATAAAGTTGAGTCATTGATTGCAAATGGAAAGGATGTAGTGGTCTATACATCACGAGATGTGATAAAAACAGAAGATTTAACAAATAACTTAAGTATTTCTACGAATATTTCTAATGCTTTAGTTGAAATTGTTAAAGGTCTAACAATAAAGCCAAGATTTATTATTGCCAAGGGTGGAATCACTTCTAGCGATGTTGCAACAAAGGGATTAAATATCAAAAAAGCACAGGTTATTGGTCAAATAACACAAGGGGTACCTGTTTGGTTAACAGGTGATGAAGCGAAATATAGCCATATGCCATACGTTATTTTCCCGGGAAATATCGGGGATGTAGATACGTTAACAGAAGTTTATAAAATGAATAAACGCGTTCAAGAGTAATAGGAAGTAGGGATATAGTATGTTGGGAGAAATTTGGCCATTAATTGCAGTGGTAATTGGGGTATTAATATTATTAATGTTAATTATGGCATTCAAGTTAAATACATTTATAGCATTAATTATTACATCGATGGTAACTGGCATATTACTAGGTATGCCATTAGATACAATTGTGACAACAATTGAAAAAGGTATGGGTGACACATTAGGTCATATCGCTATTATTTTTGGATTAGGTTCGATTTTAGGTAAATTATTATCAGATGGTGGCGGTGCAACCAGTATCGCAGATACATTAATTCGCATATTTGGAAAAAAATATGTCACATGGGCCATGATTATTGCTTCATTTATTATTGGTATTTCATTATTTTTAGAAGTTGCTTTTGTATTGCTAGTACCACTAGTATTTACGTTAGCAAGAAGAATGGAAATTTCTAATCTTAAAGTTGGTTTACCAATGGCTACATCTATTGCGGTGACACATGGCTTTTTACCACCGCATCCAGGTCCAGTGGCTATTTCTGAAGCAGTGAATGCGAACATTGGTCATGTGCTTATGTATGGAATCATTGTAGGTGTTCCGTTAGCTATCATTGTAGGTGGTACTTTTCCTAAGTTAGCACTTAAGTTATCGCCAAATGCTTTTAAGAGGGAAGGTAACACGGCAGCAGTAGGTGAGATGAAGCATATAGAACAAGCACAGTTACCTAGTTTTGGTTTAAGCTTATTAACAGCACTTGCACCAGTCATTTTAATGTTATTAGCGACAATAGTACAACTTGTTACGGGGAATGAAGCAGGTCATGCTAAAGGATTTGAAGGATTCATTTACTTTATTGGTACATCAGTCACAGCGATGTTAATTGCAGTTTTATTTGCTATTTATACCATGGGTGTGCGACGTAAACAAAGTATGAAAGAAATTATGGACACAGTGACGAATGCAATCACACCTATAGCAATGTTAATTCTAATTATTGGTGGCGGTGGCACATTTAAACAAGTATTAATTGACGGTGGCGTAGGAGATACAATTTCAGAAATATTTAAAGGTACTGAAATGTCACCACTTATTCTTGCGTGGTTAGCGGCAGCCTTATTACGTACTGCACTGGGTTCAACGACAGTTGCTGCAATATCTTCAGTTGGTATTGTGTTACCATTGTTGCAGACGACAGACGTTAATACGTCATTGGTTGTATTAGCAATTGGTGCAGGGAGCATCTTCTGTTCACACGTGAATGATGCCGGTTTCTGGATGTTTAAAGAATATTTTGGTTTAACGATGAAAGAAACCTTTTTAACATGGACACTACTCGAATCAATCTTATCAGTCGTAGGATTAGGTCTTATTTTAATCGTGAACTTAATGGTATAAATAATTATAAGTTGAAGCTTTTGTAATACGTTGATGAACGTATTACAAAAGCTTTTTTGAATCTATTGAAATGATCTTATGTACATATAAGTATATTCATAAAAGTGATATTTATATTTTGTTATTGATATAGTTTGACTCTATAAGCGTTAAGTGTTATTTTAAAACATACTAAAGTAATCGGATTGATAAGAAAAAAGGAGTGGCGTAATGGGGGAAATGAAATTAGGTCTTTTTTTAGCGGGTTATGGTCATCATCTTGCAAGTTGGAGGCATCCAAAATCGATTGAAAAAGGACCAATAGATATCGA
It encodes the following:
- a CDS encoding LLM class flavin-dependent oxidoreductase — its product is MAQLNINKNKALEFGIYSLGDHLLNPTNGQKISYEQRIQELIEASQLAEQAGMDVFAVGESHQEHFTTQAHTVVLGAIAQATNSIKVSSSSSIISAADPVRVFEDFATLDLISHGRAEIVAGRASRTGLFDLFGLDINDYEELYEEKLNLLLELNQNDKITWSGKFRPDLNNMKIFPRPIDDVLPIWRAVGGGPDSAIKAGRQGIPMMITTLGGPAQTFKNSIDVYRSTAKEHGFDTSPEVLPVSTASLFYTAKTTQDALKEFYPHLNVGTSFIRGNGYPKQQFDNAPDYRDALMVGSPQQIIEKILYQHELYHHQRFMGQIDFGGVPFNQIMKNIELIGNEIIPAVQKHLKN
- a CDS encoding VOC family protein, giving the protein MNIIGHHHISMYTKNAQQNKAFYTQILGLRLVEKSVNQDNPSMYHLFFGDEIGSEGTLLSFFEIPNLGKPRRGTDSIYRLSLLIPDNASLEYFKQRLNKYKVAWEGLTYLNQSALSFKDMDGLEVLLIVNDTYQTPQAWRKNPYSDIPQQYQILGMGPVELRVREAKPTIEFLTNTLQYQIRPNTDETTLTLDSNGLYSDFVIVEQQGERARPGQGYIHHIAVNTPTGADLDAVYHKIEQLPKSNSGIIDRYFFKSLYYRQNKILYEFATADPGFTIDTRIEDLGQSLNLPDFLENQRKEIESNLHDL
- a CDS encoding GntR family transcriptional regulator, with the translated sequence MNKLNTNELTIYQKIRNDIISGALKKDEKITEAKLAKKYEVSRTPIREALKQLELEYFIKNSYIFIPTTEEYRQIFEMRILLETHALKKAAIVYTDADLEELKSYTEIDMHQEHEDKIIATNDKFHQKIIAATRNQFILDTYQKYKSFIYLFSQTVIYQRRPGLIEEHREIVDALFDRNIDLAVSLLETHLKNDLEFSLYYLDFKKSE
- a CDS encoding NAD(P)-binding domain-containing protein, with the translated sequence MMKVGFIGLGIMGKPMVKNLLKANIDVYVNDLNKEAEQEVVSDGAQSVSIEQMAQEVDHIITSLPNGAIVKAVLYSGEDAILKQSEIKVQSVIDTSSLTPNESLEISKVLEKKAVKYIDAPVSGGEPLAITGELSVMIGCDESDLATIQDVLAPISSSVIRVGDVGAGSVVKLANQIIVNTNIAALSEAVVLAKKFDIELESMYEAIKGGLAGSSVMDAKFPKMIQEDYRPGGTLNINLKDMKNVSSTADTVGLTLPLSNQVKEIYKSEVAHGNGMNDHSGIIKYFEKINKM
- a CDS encoding four-carbon acid sugar kinase family protein, with product MLTDKLINQYKNDAIDKQLKDFKYKVIVLDDDPTGTQTVKDLPVYTEWSETLIEDGFNQQNHMFYILTNSRALNEQETMRLHQEISHNIERVSQRLNHPYIIISRGDSTLRGHFYIEPKVLSDASDSAFDGVFYLPEFFEGNRYTYNGVHYLKENDQYIPVADSEFAKDTTFGFKSKNMADFIEEKSDGQIKAENVRHITLMQIRERNEKAIMQVFNDVSNFDAVIVDALNDEDMDYFVACLTHFLAHNKKKFIFRTAASFVKALCPTPGEIINLNQFSDNNHGGIIIVGSHVKKTSSQLQHLLKHVAISSIEFDVKEVTKDKLSYYIKQQIHKVESLIANGKDVVVYTSRDVIKTEDLTNNLSISTNISNALVEIVKGLTIKPRFIIAKGGITSSDVATKGLNIKKAQVIGQITQGVPVWLTGDEAKYSHMPYVIFPGNIGDVDTLTEVYKMNKRVQE
- a CDS encoding gluconate:H+ symporter, which encodes MLGEIWPLIAVVIGVLILLMLIMAFKLNTFIALIITSMVTGILLGMPLDTIVTTIEKGMGDTLGHIAIIFGLGSILGKLLSDGGGATSIADTLIRIFGKKYVTWAMIIASFIIGISLFLEVAFVLLVPLVFTLARRMEISNLKVGLPMATSIAVTHGFLPPHPGPVAISEAVNANIGHVLMYGIIVGVPLAIIVGGTFPKLALKLSPNAFKREGNTAAVGEMKHIEQAQLPSFGLSLLTALAPVILMLLATIVQLVTGNEAGHAKGFEGFIYFIGTSVTAMLIAVLFAIYTMGVRRKQSMKEIMDTVTNAITPIAMLILIIGGGGTFKQVLIDGGVGDTISEIFKGTEMSPLILAWLAAALLRTALGSTTVAAISSVGIVLPLLQTTDVNTSLVVLAIGAGSIFCSHVNDAGFWMFKEYFGLTMKETFLTWTLLESILSVVGLGLILIVNLMV